The Desmonostoc muscorum LEGE 12446 genome includes a region encoding these proteins:
- a CDS encoding ATP-binding protein, whose product MNNQAMPMANTSSHTKVQYLQRQAASLLLYQSVLQGEVGMAFLDLLQAIRYTDADARGCLEAYGSYFHALAAKNQNWEDYIITQILFCENPFTRLAQQRKFEDLPPALVAAVQHDLQVLQGLYECSSASLSEWVQTVAHMPISPVVWYEEKQLLGVETKFAAYLQELDNWGDAVEELAAYYRQYGSGLLAQYRAFRWQGGQFIGIRYPDPVKLSTLVGYESQRDALLKNTEFLLSGEVALHVLLYGSRGSGKSSLVKSLLNEYSHRHLCLLEVAKSDLKDLPKIVEHLRGVPQKFIIFVDDLSFEEDDDAFKALKVVLEGNLTARPQNVVVYATSNRRHLIREFFVDRPAPKDNDEIHAWDTMQEKLSFSDRFGLTLTFEPANQKTYLNIVRHLAAQAEINITEEDLEYQALQWATRHNGRSGRTARQFIDFLKADLKLFQGANSNTSTTENSN is encoded by the coding sequence ATGAATAATCAAGCAATGCCAATGGCAAATACTTCCTCCCATACAAAAGTTCAATACCTCCAGCGTCAAGCAGCATCACTTTTACTGTACCAATCTGTTCTTCAAGGCGAAGTAGGGATGGCATTTCTTGACCTGTTGCAAGCTATACGTTACACTGATGCCGATGCACGCGGTTGTCTGGAAGCCTACGGCAGTTATTTTCATGCTTTGGCTGCGAAAAATCAAAATTGGGAAGACTATATAATCACTCAAATTCTCTTTTGTGAAAATCCCTTTACAAGACTTGCTCAACAACGAAAATTTGAGGACTTACCCCCAGCTTTAGTAGCAGCAGTTCAGCACGACTTACAAGTATTGCAAGGTCTTTATGAATGTAGCAGCGCTTCTTTGAGCGAGTGGGTACAAACTGTTGCCCATATGCCGATTTCGCCAGTAGTGTGGTATGAAGAAAAACAATTACTAGGAGTAGAGACAAAATTTGCTGCATATCTACAGGAGTTAGATAATTGGGGTGATGCTGTAGAAGAGTTAGCGGCTTATTATCGGCAATATGGTTCTGGTTTACTTGCACAATATCGCGCTTTCCGCTGGCAAGGTGGACAGTTTATCGGTATCCGGTATCCAGATCCGGTTAAGCTTAGCACACTTGTAGGTTACGAGTCTCAACGAGATGCTTTGTTAAAAAATACAGAGTTTTTATTATCAGGAGAGGTAGCACTGCATGTATTACTTTATGGTAGTCGCGGTTCGGGAAAATCTTCTTTGGTGAAATCTTTATTAAATGAGTATAGCCATCGCCATCTTTGTTTGTTGGAAGTAGCGAAATCTGACTTAAAAGACTTACCAAAAATTGTAGAACATTTACGAGGAGTGCCACAAAAATTTATCATCTTTGTCGATGACCTTTCATTTGAAGAAGATGATGATGCTTTTAAAGCACTCAAGGTAGTTTTAGAAGGTAATTTAACCGCAAGACCGCAAAACGTAGTGGTATATGCTACTTCTAATCGCCGTCATTTGATTCGGGAGTTTTTTGTGGATAGACCTGCACCCAAGGATAATGATGAAATCCATGCCTGGGATACCATGCAGGAGAAGCTTTCCTTTAGCGATCGCTTTGGTTTAACCTTGACCTTTGAACCAGCAAATCAGAAAACTTATTTAAATATTGTCCGCCATCTAGCAGCACAAGCTGAAATTAATATTACCGAAGAAGACTTGGAATATCAAGCATTACAGTGGGCAACTCGCCACAATGGCCGTTCTGGACGCACAGCGCGGCAGTTTATCGACTTTTTAAAAGCAGATTTAAAACTATTTCAAGGAGCAAATAGCAATACATCTACTACTGAAAATTCAAATTAA